Part of the Acomys russatus chromosome 19, mAcoRus1.1, whole genome shotgun sequence genome, GTGCGGAAGGCTCCCACTGAGGGTGGGCTGCTGAATGGATCCGTTGGGAAAAGGACCCAAGAGGGAGCACTGGCTTTACAGTCTGCACTTTCATTAGAGGAGATGAAAGCGTCCCTCTCTCTGACTATAGTTCTATAGTAAGGTACTAATCTAGCAAATTAGCAAGAGTactgagcagttttttttttttttcctttctccccatcACATTGGTACCCAGAGCAGAGCCTCTCTTCATTACGCTGGTTGCCAGGGTGAGCAGAGAACAAGCAGCTCAATCACTGTGAGCTAAGCCTGCACCAGAGAGGAAGTGGCGTGGTTGGGGGACCACAGCAGACTCCTCCCTGGGTACAGTGCCATGTTCTACCTGCCACTGGGGCATGCCACCTTATGCCATGCTCCAGGCTCAGCCCTCTTCCAGGTCTAGTTTCATGGTGACAACAGCCTAAACTTCTGGCCCTCTGAGGACCATCACGTGCTCAAGGTCCAAATGAGAAAGCAGGGAGTGGGATCTGACCCTCAGACTCCattcccagagcctcagcagctAATAGCGACCCCCACTCTGCCTGAGTTATCCTAGCCTGAGCTCTGTTCACGGGCCTTCCCTGGGCAGAGAGGTGACCTGTTCATAGCAACTGTGTAGATCTGGCTGCCCTATCTGGGTGCTACAGCTTGGGCCAGAAGGGGGGGCACTTCCCTAGAAGTCCGGCCTGCAGGAGTTGCATTCTATGACCAGTGAAATCCAGAGTGTTTTCCCCCTCACTTCAAATAAATGTTGTACTGCTTTGTCATGCCAATAAAAATCAAAAGCTAACCCCCCACGGAGGGCGGCTTGCACTCTCTGCCCTGATGGTATCTTGTTCTTCCAGTAAAACAAGTGTGGGTCTGCGTTCCCAGCGGCAGTCCTAACAGGaggctttctcctctcctctcctctcggcAGGGATGACAAAGCACTGCTCTCCAAGCCAGGGAAACACAATGCCAGCTTCTACCCACTCTTCCCCAAGGATACTCCTAAGAGGACTGCTGGCACACCATGGTTCTTGGGCCAGCGGAATCATTTCTGTCTGATTTGGAGAGGTGTGGTCCTCATAGCTCAAGACAAGTTGGATGCTGATCTAGCAGCTGGGGACATGTCTGGTCCCCACCAGGAACACAGCTCAAGATGCACAGGCTAGCTGTTTCTCCTGAGTAAAGCCTTTGCCATAGTGTGCAAGCTAGAAATCATGGCTTGtttgacaatttttttaaaaaaccacctattttcattttttttgagaaaagttcCAGGCTGGCTTTAGATTTGgtaggatcttcctgtctctactgcTGGAGTGTGGGAAATATAGATGTGCATCACTGCACTTGGTTTTATCTGGTGGCAGAACTGGAACCCAGTGCTTCTCAAAGGCTTGACACATCCTCTACTGATTGAGGTATCCCCAGTCTGGGAACATGTTTTCAAAGCATCGTTTGCATTACTAAAAATATTTGCCAGAAGTCAGAAAAAGACATATAATTCAATGTGCTATTATGTCACCTTCCTAATTCCCAGGTGTGCCAAACACCCCCACAAATCAGAAGACTGTCAGCATTCATATAAGCTGTTCCAGCAATGGTTTTTACCATTTAAAATGCTCAGATTCGGTATCATTAAACAGGGGAGCCTGGGGAAACACGAGAGGTTGGTTAGCTTTCTAAGAACTGTCACTGGGTCTTCCCTCCaagtcctgaaaaacaaaatctaaaggCAGCATGGACTCCACCTAGACAAACAAGTGGGGAAACTACATGGGAAGAACACAGTGACTGAGGAACTCTGCGCGTCCAGGAGCACAACGCGGCATGCTCCTCCAGGGCCAGGGCTACCACCATGGCCTCTCTGACACCTCGTAGGACTCCAGGTTACACTCCAGATGCTTTCTATGTCACTCCACGGCAGGGAGCAGGGGGATTTAGTGCTGTCTGTGGCACAAAAAGGCCATCTCTGAGCAGCAGTCCCCTACACAAACAGCAGGCAGACTTGGGTGGAGCGTTCTCCGTCTCAAAGCATAAGCCTAAGAGGGCAGGGCACGGTCTCCAGCTCAAACACCACGCTGCGGCCTTCAGCAGGAAGACCCTTCATCTGCTGCCGCCCTAGGAACAAGCCTGACATGTAAGACACTGCTAGTAACTTCTTCCCTCCCACACCTGTGGTCCCCGAAGTTTAGATTCACTGATGGAAGCAATGGCTGCAGAAGGGTGAAGTAAGGGACATGGGAAATCTCATGTAACAAATACAGATAAGCGCTAtcctcaatttttctttctttctttttttaaaaatttttctttcttttttttttttttcttttttttttttttttttttttggttatttcagCACATTCGAGAACCATCAGCTCCTCACTAGTGTAAAACGCAGCACCCTCTGTGATCAGCAGGGGAAGGAGGATCATCTGGGAGGCACACAGATGATGGATGCCGAGGACAAAGGGTGCAAATCTGCAAGCTTTAAGGGAGGAAAGAGTGTCAGGACACTGAAGGGCTCTACAGCACACGCTCATTTGGGTAATTAGTGTTCCAGGCAAAGGCAATCCTGGGTACTCACACAAAGCACCACCTACACAAGACTGCCAGCAGCAGGTACCTGACGCACAGGCTGACTAAGGATGAATGGACTGTCATGCTTATGAGCTCACgcgcattttttaaaaaaccaagctGTCCTTCACCAGTTGTCATCATCAATCCAGTCTTACCAAGATGAGTAGCTCATCCTGAGTCAGCCGGGTCTTACCTTGGTGTTCCTCCTTAGACTTCGAAGGATATTCCTCCTCCTGGGGTCCTCGTCTGTCTCGTACGGGATGACAGCATTGTCCCCTTTATAGCCCTGGGATGCCTGGTCCTCCTCTTTCTTCCGGATGGGCCCCAGCTCGTCATCACTCCCCACACTGAAGCTGGTGCGGTAGCTAGCAAACCGGCCCAGCCGGGTGCATCTCGTCCTGTAGAGCACAGGCTTGCTCACAGCGGATGCCTTGCGGCCTCGCTCTAGAGAACTCGTGTCCATTTCACTGTCAGAGCCGTTGCCGCTGCCATTGGACTGGGCCTTGTTGATGTTCCGAATAGTGATGATCTTGCCCTGGGTGCTGTCGTGGGGCACCGAGTAGATGTTTTCTTCCTCATTCCTCGGCTTGACCACAGCGTCCATGGGTTCTGCGTAGTCAGAAGGATCAAACCCATCCTGAGGCAGCCAGGGGCTAGAAGACACAgacttcctctgtccctcccggTGGCCTTGGTCTAGGTAGGACAGATCTTTAGTGATATCAAAATGGACAGGAGGCTTTGGTTTGACTGGTGGAGGTACTTTGTTGTTCAGTTTACTCTCAAAATTGCTCATTATAAAAGACAGCCCGTCATTTCCCTCCAGTTCCATGGAGAACTTGGAATGGTCTTTGGACAGGGAGGGTAATGTTGCATCTTCGCGAAACAGGTGGTACGATGGAGGCTCCACATCTTCTTCTGAGTCCTGCAAGTTTGAGTTGCAGAGTGGGGAGCCGGCCCTGGGGGAGTTGAACACCTCTTCAGTGGTGCTGCAGGCCTCAGCAACGTTATCGTACATGTGTGTGGCCTCAATGATGTTCTTTTTCTCCACCACGTCTTTAAAAAAGGGGTGAAAGATCTCAAGTTTATGCTGGGGCTGGCTACAAGGGATGCTTGTGAACCTCCCATCAATTTCTTGTGCAATTTCCTCCCCCTCTGTCAGCTGCTCCCGACTTACGTCATTGTCCAGGACATCTACAGCGCCATCCGTGAGTGCGACAAGCTGGATGGGGATAAGGTCCTGCACTTCACAGAGAAAGGCACGCAACATTGCCAAGGAGGCCTTACGCTTGGCCGAATAAAAAACAATGTACCCATGAACCAAGCGGCTCTTTCGGATGCTGAACGAGGAATGGTACGAAAGAACCGACAGCTCAATGCGCTTCTTGTGTAGGCCGATTGGAAGTTCAAGTAAAACAGAGCTGCTGCTCCCACAGTGGGAAGATTTACAAGTTTGGGACTGCAAGACAGGAGAGAGTATGTCATCTGCACTAAAGGGATCGCCACACATCAGACACATGACAATTCGTAGGTCTACGTCAGCCAAGTCTTTGATACTAGCAGTGGAGCTGACCAGGTTTAAGTTGCGCTTAGAGTCCAGGAGTCCCTTTAGAACCTGACTGATCTGCTTCTCGTTAATGTTGCGCCCATAACCAATGCCAGCAGAAGCAGGATCGAGAAAGACACACTGAAGCTTGCTTGCAATCTGCTGGCCTTGTTGTATCAAGCTGTGCAGGGTCTCTCCACTCGTGTCCCCTCTCTTGTTAACTAAAATTAAGGTCAAGGGGAGGTGGACCAAGTGGTTATCCCGGCGGCCCAGCGTggactctctgctcttctctataCTCTCCACCACATAGGACAACGACTCCTTTGAATTgtacaggcagaggcagccatggGGTTGGAAGGTTGGTGTCTGGAAAGAGTTCACAGGAAGCCTGACGTTCCCCTCTATTGGCCTCAGAGAAAGCTCATACATTTTACCATCTATGACATACTTGTCATCGTTTGTACAAAGAGCTCGAATTTCATTGGCCAATTCTCGGGCAAGGCCATCTTTGCCTAAGATAACCAAATTGATCCTATCAATATTGGGGTCAGACAGAGAGTTCTTCTGATTCCTATCAGATGGTCGGATAAAGCGAGAACTGATCAAGTGTTCGATCTTAGCGTCTACGCAGGCTGGGCAGCTCGGGCACGTGTCCTTCGTGGGGTGGTACACGAAATGAATGTGCTTCAGAATGAGAGCATCGCGCTCTGCTTGGAGCTTCTGCAGCGCTTTAAACCGCTGCTCTTCCCCCAGAACGTCCTGGATGACGCCCATCTTTTCCTTGCTGGGCTTGGCATCCAGCTCCAGCTCATAAAACAACTCGGAATACTCCAAAAGCAACTCTTGGAACTCCTCCTTTGCTCGGTCTATAATCTGCTTTTGGTGCTTGCCATAGATGTCCATGTACACAGATTCCTCCAGCCACTGGTAGAAGTCCTCGTTCATAATAAAACTACGAGCCTCTTCCCAAGGCTTCCCGGGAGTTATGAAAGGAGAGGTCTCCAGGTTTTCCTTGAATGCCCTCCGCATCTCAGCTCTCTTCCTCTCGTTCCTCAGCTTCTCCAAGTGGGTCTCATACAGCTGCTCCGCAGGGACGGTATCCATCAAGTCAAAGGGGATCCGCTCATTTTCCATGTTGTCGATGTGGCTGGTGGCATCCCACGGTGTCTCTTCAAGCACAACGAACCACTTTAAGAACTCTGGCTTGGTCTCTAACAGCTTTTTGGCTTTAATGCAGCTCAGGTGGTCCACTTCATCTAGGTTAGGTATGAGGGCTTCAAAAGCCAACGGCAGGGCTGCCAGGTACAGCTTTCTCCGGCGCTCGATGTGCTCATGCTTGAGGCGGTGGGTGTGCTGCAGGAAGAGCTTCTTGGCCTTCTGTGTCCCTTCCAGGTAGACATAGTCCTGGTACTCTGGGGAGGCCTGCATCTTCCGGCTGACACTCAGCCAGTTCTCGTTGTGATTTTTCACAATTCGGCTCACCAACCACTCGTACTTGTCCTTCGCCGTAGCTATCTGCTGACTCTGTTGCTTGAGAGCTTCAAAGTAAGGGATGATTTTTGTCTTCCCTCGACTCTTATCAATGAGTTGCACTAAGGTGCTGAAAGCCAAGTCCACATTCACATTGGACCTTGCTGAGGTCTCTACAACCTGGAGGTTCTTTTTGCTTAAGGCAAAAGTATGTGCGTCTCTAATGTACCGCTCAACGCCCTCATCACACTTAGTCAGGACTACCActatgggcttttttgtttttgcaagctGATTGTAGAGATTAGAGACAAACTTGAGCTGGTCATCGAAGTTCCTGTTCATGCCCCTGCTAACATCGATGCCCAGAAGGAAACCGTCAACCAGCAGCTTTCCATCTGGCATCTGTTTTTGCTCAAAGTCCTGCTCCAGCCCCAGCTGGTCAGTGCAAAAATACATGAGTTTTTCAGCTGATGCGAGCTTGGTGGCTGCAGCTCTCTTGATGTAGGGCTGCAGTGCCGTGCTTCGATGAGGTTGAAAAGTCTGATCGTCGATAAACTCAGTCTGCTCCACAACGTGCATCTTACATTCTACACAGTCCTCCAGGGAGCGGCTAACTTCTCCCCAGTACAGGAAGTGGTCATTGTTGACCACCCGCCCGCCAAAGTCACTGGTGCTGAGGACAGAAGTGTGGTCCAGGTGGAACTCATCAGCACTCGGGCGCACAAAGCGGTTACACAGACAAGACTTCCCGATGCCACACTGGCCTTTCTCCTTCTCGGTCCCGGACAAGCCCACCACGCTGATGTTGTAGGTGGGGATGCGGACATCTTGCTTTCTTGCCATCATCATCTTGGAAACATCCTGCCACGATCAGCCACTTCCGAGATCAGACTGGCGACTTGCAGTAGAGTGAGAGGGCTTCTCAGCAGAGCCTGTGCAGTAGAGTGAGAGGGCTTCTCAGCAGAGCCCGTGGAGAGCGGCTGCCCCAGCAGCACGAGAGTCAGGTCCCATAGTGTTCTAAACCAGTGCGGTATCAGTTCTTAGTACTCATCGCCAAATAGTCAACATGTCTGCCTAGAtgaaggggggaaaagaaaaaccatcagCATCCAAACGATTTTAACTACTGAATTGCAATAGAAGTATTTTCAACCCAACAAATACTGAGTAACCATAATGTGCCAAGCCTTATATTGAGTCATAAAGGCTGACCATCAAAGTTGTGTCAGGCTGTGTAAGACTGACAAtgcaagttcaattcctgggtcccacagagaaaggaaagaagcaattTCCCGAAGCTGCCTTCTAACTCCCACACATATGCTGTGCCTATATAGGAGGAGGGATGCACACGCACCATACACATTGATAATGACAATAATGAAAAGGCTAATATCAATGTGTTTTCAAACAGATATAGTCCAGAGCTAGACAGGAGGATATAAATAAGGGGAGGGTAAAATGCTAAGATGACAAGGGAGTAATCAGATGTGGCTAACTCTAAGGCTGGGTGAATACAAGATGGGCCACAGacgtctttttgttttgagacaggatccttctttctcatacccagggCTAAGGGGTTGGtgtggtggaagggaggtagaggcttcaataccccaaacaaaacagagtTATAAAAAACAAGTGTCagtcaagtgtggtggcgcacccctttaatctcagcactcaggaggcagaggcaggtcactgtgagttagaggccagcctggtctacagagtgagtctaggatagccaggactaaaacagagaaagccagtctcaaaaaaccaaaaaagtgtccaaaccaaaccaaaccaaccaaccaacccaacaaacaaaaaccaaacaaatgtcAACAAACATTTCACAAGGACTATGGTGTCATCTTTTATGGTGTCATCTTGGAAGGAGCTCCCATGAGTAAGGTCTAGGATAATCTGAGAACTAAAGGGATTATACAGTAATGAATTACACTCCACAccaaaaaaaatataaactaaagTCCATACAACTggatcaggggctggagagatggctcagaggatgaGAGCAccgactactcttccaaaggtcctgagttcaatacccagcaatcacatggtggctcacaaccatctataatgagatttggtgtcctcttctgatgtgtagTTGTggacacaacactgtatacataataattaaatattaaaaaaaaaaaaaagtcagctgggcgtggtgtagcacacctttaatcccagcactcgggaggcagaggcaggcagatcgctgtgagttcgaggccagcctggtcgacgaagtgagtccaggatggccaaggctacacagagaaaccctgtctcgaaaaacaaaaacaaaaacaaaaaaagaaaagaaaaagaaaaagaaaaaaagtcataacCAAAGGTTAAATGAAGGGGAAATCTTATGGGCAGGATGTTGACAGCTAAGTCAAGTACCTCCTAAGACTGCTTATTGATTACAAGGAGGAGAAAGCCAGCAACAGTAGTTACAGCAGAGAAAGCAGACAACACAACACCTTCAGTGGGTAGTCAAAATTTACATCCTCAGTATGGTGCAGAAGCACTGAGGAGACCGAGGCAGGAAAGGCCTGACTACAGACACGGAAggaggagggcagaagacagaggaggaggaggtaaagaACAGAGCTGGAAGACTCATAATCTTGCTTTCAAAATTTACTACAAAGCTAAAACTAAACAGTCATGCAGTAACGTGA contains:
- the Arhgap35 gene encoding rho GTPase-activating protein 35; amino-acid sequence: MMMARKQDVRIPTYNISVVGLSGTEKEKGQCGIGKSCLCNRFVRPSADEFHLDHTSVLSTSDFGGRVVNNDHFLYWGEVSRSLEDCVECKMHVVEQTEFIDDQTFQPHRSTALQPYIKRAAATKLASAEKLMYFCTDQLGLEQDFEQKQMPDGKLLVDGFLLGIDVSRGMNRNFDDQLKFVSNLYNQLAKTKKPIVVVLTKCDEGVERYIRDAHTFALSKKNLQVVETSARSNVNVDLAFSTLVQLIDKSRGKTKIIPYFEALKQQSQQIATAKDKYEWLVSRIVKNHNENWLSVSRKMQASPEYQDYVYLEGTQKAKKLFLQHTHRLKHEHIERRRKLYLAALPLAFEALIPNLDEVDHLSCIKAKKLLETKPEFLKWFVVLEETPWDATSHIDNMENERIPFDLMDTVPAEQLYETHLEKLRNERKRAEMRRAFKENLETSPFITPGKPWEEARSFIMNEDFYQWLEESVYMDIYGKHQKQIIDRAKEEFQELLLEYSELFYELELDAKPSKEKMGVIQDVLGEEQRFKALQKLQAERDALILKHIHFVYHPTKDTCPSCPACVDAKIEHLISSRFIRPSDRNQKNSLSDPNIDRINLVILGKDGLARELANEIRALCTNDDKYVIDGKMYELSLRPIEGNVRLPVNSFQTPTFQPHGCLCLYNSKESLSYVVESIEKSRESTLGRRDNHLVHLPLTLILVNKRGDTSGETLHSLIQQGQQIASKLQCVFLDPASAGIGYGRNINEKQISQVLKGLLDSKRNLNLVSSTASIKDLADVDLRIVMCLMCGDPFSADDILSPVLQSQTCKSSHCGSSSSVLLELPIGLHKKRIELSVLSYHSSFSIRKSRLVHGYIVFYSAKRKASLAMLRAFLCEVQDLIPIQLVALTDGAVDVLDNDVSREQLTEGEEIAQEIDGRFTSIPCSQPQHKLEIFHPFFKDVVEKKNIIEATHMYDNVAEACSTTEEVFNSPRAGSPLCNSNLQDSEEDVEPPSYHLFREDATLPSLSKDHSKFSMELEGNDGLSFIMSNFESKLNNKVPPPVKPKPPVHFDITKDLSYLDQGHREGQRKSVSSSPWLPQDGFDPSDYAEPMDAVVKPRNEEENIYSVPHDSTQGKIITIRNINKAQSNGSGNGSDSEMDTSSLERGRKASAVSKPVLYRTRCTRLGRFASYRTSFSVGSDDELGPIRKKEEDQASQGYKGDNAVIPYETDEDPRRRNILRSLRRNTKKPKPKPRPSITKATWESTYFGVPLTTVVTPEKPIPIFIERCIEYIEATGLSTEGIYRVSGNKSEMESLQRQFDQDHNLDLAEKDFTVNTVAGAMKSFFSELPDPLVPYSMQNDLVEAHKINDREQKLHALKEVLKRFPKENHEVFKYVISHLNKVSHNNKVNLMTSENLSICFWPTLMRPDFSSMDALTATRSYQTIIELFIQQCPFFFYNRPISEPPGAMPGSPSAVAPTVPFLTSTPAASQPSPPQSPPPTPQSPMQPLLSSQLQAEHTL